CACTTGTGCAGGGTTTTCTGGCAGTCCTCGTGGTAGCTGCTTCCTTTCAACGCAAAGTACTCGGTAAATTGCGCTGTTTCTTCATCGACCTGAGTTTCCCCACCAAGTtgatcatgtacatgtagagtgCTACCTTCCTCTTCCTCAGACACATCAGTTGAATCAGTGCTAGACTGACAGGATTCTTGTGTTGCTGGATCCATTCCCTCGACTATCACATTTGCAGATGATGGGTATCTTGAGCAATTGCAATTGCACACCAAAACTTCCAGCCAAGGTGTCTGTGGCAGTGGATCCTCCTCCTCATGATCTAACTTGGGTGGAACTTTTACCGCATAGGAATTGGGGACCACTTGAAGTTCTACAACCACAGATAAGGTTCTGTTGTTTGCCTGTACATCAAAAAGGTAAAGTGAAATAATACTGATCAAAATTAACTTGAGTTGAGTTAATATCTACTTGAATCAACATAGACAAcattaaaatgcaaataagATATTTCTCATAATAAAGACAAATCGATACAAAgctgcattttaatttttgattaGCTGAATGGAGCACATGACCACAAACTGTGACATTTTAACTTCAAATTACTCCGAAAAAAATTTGTTAAAGCCCGCAATAATCAAGACAGAAATTATAGTGCTATTAGAAAACGAAATGGACTGGCAATGTTGCCCATTTACTATTAGAGCACTCGAATACAAGGCTAGGGTTATAGAGAATTTACGATTCAAAATTCAAGATCGTGAATTGTTCTAACACAAACGAAACCAAGCAATGAACTTTGAGAAGCTCGGCCTAACATTACAACTGTTAGTAAGTCTGACAATTTTTGGTCAGACAGTTCAGTTCCAACGATATCTACAATCGATATTTGCAAGGGAAGTAAATTATTTCGATCGCGAACtgtttgaaaacaaacaatGGAAATGGGCTTGGGTTTTTGCTTACGTTTAACAGAGTATAAAGCTACAATTAAATGCCAAACcaaaaaccaagaaatgaaTTGCTGAGAAGCTCACCTTGATATTACAACTGTTTATGACTTCCAAAAGGACCGGAGATCGGCGATTCTTCAGAAGATTTATCACTTTCTCCTGAAATAGAAAGCAGCACATCCTTCGCTCGGCAATTTTCTCGGGGAAACTAACGTGGCCAAGAACTAATTTCACTTGAAGACAAGTAAATTGTTCGAACTGAACACTCTCCTGTACTCCGAGATCTAAGCAGTGGAGATAAATATGCTTTCTTTCGCGGAATGTCGGCGAGGTTTGCGACACGACTTCGATGAAATCCATAGCAAATGAATGGTCACGTGATCGAAAACAATCGATAATAGAGTTCAAACGCAAATCATAATGGGAAGACCTTCCAATCCTCCTTGTTCCGGCTGAATTGTTACGTCGGTATGCTGTATTTTGATACAAGTAAATTAGCTTAAATCAACCTTATTTCCTGCGATAATTATCTTGAGGTATGCTGGAGtgaattatattatattttgaaaCGTTTGTTAGTGCAATTCATGAAAAGTACTTTGGAGCATTAGTATAATAGCACGTTAGTAaacaatgatttaattaagATAAGCATCAAAGATTACGTTATAGCCTTTGTTGGCCTTTGAAAAGTAGTAAGAATGGAGAAGATTATCATGCCAGTAATAGTTATCCTTCTTCCGGACTTGAAATCAGTGCTAGCAAAGTGTCTCTCAAATTCAGCTCTTGAGCAGCTAAGCGGCATTCATCAAATTAGAAATGCTATCCTACTGTGTCTCTCTTTAATTCTGCTCCATTGTAGTAAAGGATGTCTGAGACCAAGAAAAAAAGTGCCAGATTTACGGAAGACATGAACAGGGCCCTCATTGATGGCTAAACGAGAAGACAAGTCAGTGGATAAATTTATCTCTTTACATTACACTAAAAAAACTATGTTTTagttgttatttttctttaacgAAAGGTTGCAGTGAGTACATTTACAGTGAggtttcaattattattaatgtcgTACGTAGTGAATTAcaaatttgcttgttttcaatGTACTTTATTTTAAGGTTGTTTTCAAGTCAAAATTTTCAAACATGGTGACtaataattgcaaaaaaaatgcttgggaGGAGATCACTATGGCAGTGGATGCTGTAAACTCAGGGGAGGGGAAAACTGTTGACCAGGTGAAATGATCATACCATGCTATGCATATGAATTTTGAACTTATGCTTTTTTGACTGTGAGAGATGGGtggacagaaaaaaacaaaattttcccaTCTGGTTTTCCTAACCAGTCCATTAGTGCACAGTCATTAATTTCTTTTAGTATTCTTCCATCAACGTTAATCCTACTTTGCAGGTGAAGAAACGATGGGAGGATCTGACTGCGTCAGTAAAACGAAAAGAACGTCAGGCACACCAAGGAGAAGTTAGAAGATTAAAAGTCACTGGGAATGGGAATTTACCAGATGACTCAGTAAGACAGACCTTAGTTGTGCCATTTTGATTTGTCTGTAGTAAATTAGATGAAGAACATGAAGTAAATTCATTTTTGCAGGAACTTAGTGAGGATTTGCATTGTCCAGTTGCTCCAGCTG
The Montipora capricornis isolate CH-2021 chromosome 10, ASM3666992v2, whole genome shotgun sequence genome window above contains:
- the LOC138021635 gene encoding uncharacterized protein: MCCFLFQEKVINLLKNRRSPVLLEVINSCNIKANNRTLSVVVELQVVPNSYAVKVPPKLDHEEEDPLPQTPWLEVLVCNCNCSRYPSSANVIVEGMDPATQESCQSSTDSTDVSEEEEGSTLHVHDQLGGETQVDEETAQFTEYFALKGSSYHEDCQKTLHKCKQLQLQNKNIDLRVTPEPNNIRDKNAVIVEACIDNDWDRIGYIPKEKLRKVVVGIRNNEIQRVAFKFIGFMFIPDLNDWLYNPRVLISKVGHWLPTDASYRYNDLID
- the LOC138020509 gene encoding myb/SANT-like DNA-binding domain-containing protein 4, with protein sequence MVTNNCKKNAWEEITMAVDAVNSGEGKTVDQVKKRWEDLTASVKRKERQAHQGEVRRLKVTGNGNLPDDSELSEDLHCPVAPAVSRMSSTEREVANVLGPQAFIGINGGTDTLETLWKEGINATVPLVPPTSQEYVIEVY